One window of Ziziphus jujuba cultivar Dongzao chromosome 5, ASM3175591v1 genomic DNA carries:
- the LOC107421400 gene encoding disease resistance protein RGA2, producing the protein MADVVLSPLLQVVFDRLANPFLEEVANVCGLKKEVKKLRRTLEVVQAVLEDAEEKQFTDKALRLWLEELKEVAFDMDDLLDDLLSNNSANKFAEQVSSFIPSFGKLANYKDLLMNLNQLNQVKQTFELLVEERSNFNPKERDGNRGYRSRRGRQTGSFIIESEVFGRDEDKERIIEKLVSNYRGSTSLLDILIISIVGLGGIGKTILAQLAYNDERLTKHFDLKIWVCVNDDFDAVKIMTSIIESATKSKCDVLGMDVLQYQVREILVGKRYLLVLDDVWNEDQSEWEKLRTLFKSSVEGSAIIVTTRSEKVASIMGTTCIYHLEGLAEEDCWSLFKQRAFDRSERDPSNLFPIGKEIVKKCGGVPLAAKTLGSLMRFKRDESEWLFVQESNLWDVSTSDNGTLPALRLSYNNLPSHLKGCFAFCSIFPKNYVIKKEKLIQLWIAAGLLQSPKGEKSLEFIGNGYFNDLVWLFFFQDIQKNDSGNITECKMHDLIHDLARSVSGNEFLMLEESNMTKDFSCIRHSSVVCNFNLYTIPEALYEAKKLRTLILLLPKGNLGEIPSGVFSSFRYLRILDLSSSGIKKLHESISSFLFLRYLDLSNTHIRELPESICALCNLQVLNIFGCYNLIELPSQIANLSKLRHLIITGCERLTKMPHGMGKMIYLRTLSLFIVGTETGTSLNQLGNLNLGGELSISQLENVMDEEEAKSADLIGKRNLQSLDLSWGNHSKGSYRDSNNNDVTPEKVLESLQPQAYLRRLSIKGYGGIRFPDWLGDLKVPNLIEIVLMNCRSCKNLPTLGKLPFLKVLYLQGMDAVKTIGSEFYGEGITTPFSSLRELSLIDFPNLEYWWSVNGREQFPSLVKLTVNKCLRLKNMPSFPLLKDLVLRSCSDALLRSTTSVTSLTSLIIEEFPEQLIFLECLLQNNSLLVSLKISSCPKLQSISPYLGKLINLRTLTVRWCGELLSLPEGLRNLTLLDSLEITECHSLTSLPECIQGLSSLRSLSIENCNNITSLLPGLKFLSALEHLTIMFCPVLSSLPDDLQHLSTLKSLCIMNCPQLGSLPDGLQYTTTLQNMEIRSCPGLQALPEWVGYLTSLRSLTLSDCHNLASLPGSFQCLSSIQHLSIRECPNLEERCKKDVGEDWPKLKHIAHVYIGPLHFGTYESGGSSSR; encoded by the coding sequence ATGGCAGATGTAGTTCTATCTCCACTTCTACAGGTTGTTTTTGACAGACTAGCCAATCCTTTTCTTGAAGAAGTTGCAAATGTTTGTGGCCTCAAAAAGGAGGTCAAGAAGCTTCGGCGGACATTGGAGGTGGTTCAAGCTGTTCTTGAAGATGCAGAGGAGAAGCAGTTTACTGATAAAGCTTTGAGACTCTGGTTGGAAGAGCTCAAGGAAGTAGCCTTTGATATGGATGATTTGCTTGATGATTTGCTTTCCAATAACAGTGCCAATAAATTTGCTGAACAGGTTAGCTCTTTTATCCCCTCTTTCGGAAAACTTGCAAATTACAAGGATTTGTTGATGAATCTGAACCAATTGAACCAAGTTAAGCAGACTTTTGAATTGTTGGTAGAAGAGCGGTCTAATTTCAATCCGAAAGAGAGAGATGGGAATAGAGGTTACAGGAGTAGACGAGGAAGGCAAACTGGGTCTTTCATAATTGAATCTGAAGTGTTTGGGAGAGATGAAGATAAAGAGAGGATAATAGAGAAATTAGTGTCAAATTATAGAGGTAGTACAAGTCTTCTGGACATTTTAATTATCTCTATTGTGGGATTAGGAGGTATTGGTAAAACAATTCTTGCCCAGTTAGCCTATAATGATGAAAGGTTAACAAAACATTTTGATCTCAAAATATGGGTCTGTGTCAATGATGATTTTGATGCGGTGAAAATCATGACTTCGATTATAGAGTCGGCCACTAAAAGTAAATGTGATGTCCTTGGAATGGATGTCTTGCAGTATCAAGTGCGGGAAATATTAGTCGGAAAGAGATACTTGCTTGTGTTAGATGACGTATGGAATGAAGATCAAAGTGAATGGGAGAAATTGAGAACATTGTTCAAAAGCAGTGTTGAAGGAAGTGCAATCATTGTGACTACTCGGAGTGAAAAAGTTGCATCAATAATGGGTACAACTTGCATTTATCATTTGGAAGGTCTGGCTGAAGAAGATTGTTGGTCTTTGTTCAAGCAACGAGCATTTGACCGCAGTGAAAGAGACCCATCAAACTTGTTCCCCATAGGTAAAGAAATAGTGAAGAAGTGTGGAGGTGTACCTTTAGCAGCAAAGACCTTAGGAAGTCTGATGCGCTTCAAGAGGGATGAAAGTGAGTGGTTGTTTGTCCAAGAAAGCAATCTATGGGATGTGTCTACAAGTGACAATGGAACTTTGCCTGCCCTAAGGCTGAGTTACAATAATCTGCCATCACATCTGAAAGGATGCTTTGCTTTTTGTTCGATATTTCCTAAAAATTACGTAATCAAGAAGGAGAAACTGATACAGTTATGGATTGCAGCAGGATTACTTCAGTCACCAAAAGGAGAAAAATCGCTGGAATTTATTGGCAATGGTTATTTCAATGATTTGGTGTGGCTGTTTTTCTTTCAAGATATACAGAAAAATGACAGCGGAAATATAACTGAATGCAAAATGCATGATCTCATTCATGATCTAGCACGATCTGTTTCAGGAAATGAATTCTTGATGTTGGAAGAAAGCAATATGACCAAAGATTTCTCCTGTATTCGTCACTCATCCGTGGTATGTAATTTTAACTTATATACAATTCCAGAAGCCTTGTATGAGGCCAAGAAGTTGCGAACTCTCATCTTGTTACTTCCTAAGGGCAACCTCGGAGAAATTCCTTCTGGGGTGTTCTCAAGTTTTAGGTACTTAAGGATCTTGGATTTAAGCAGCAGTGGTATCAAAAAATTGCATGAATCGATTTCCTCATTCTTATTTTTAAGGTACCTTGACCTTTCTAACACTCATATTCGAGAATTACCTGAAAGTATCTGCGCTCTATGTAATTTGCAggtattgaatatttttggttgttatAACCTCATTGAATTGCCAAGCCAAATAGCAAATCTATCTAAACTGAGACATTTAATTATAACTGGCTGTGAAAGGTTAACCAAAATGCCACATGGGATGGGAAAAATGATATATCTCCGGACACTGTCATTGTTTATTGTAGGAACAGAGACAGGTACAAGCCTTAACCAGCTGGGAAATTTAAATCTAGGCGGTGAGCTAAGTATTAGTCAATTGGAAAATGTGATGGATGAAGAAGAGGCAAAGTCAGCTGACTTGATTGGCAAAAGAAACCTTCAGTCCTTGGATCTATCTTGGGGAAATCATAGCAAAGGTTCTTACAGGGACAGCAATAATAATGATGTAACACCAGAAAAAGTTCTTGAGTCCCTCCAACCGCAGGCATATTTGAGAAGGTTGTCTATAAAAGGGTATGGAGGAATACGTTTCCCTGACTGGCTAGGTGATCTTAAAGTTCCAAATCTAATTGAAATTGTGCTGATGAACTGTAGAAGTTGCAAAAATCTCCCTACACTAGGTAAACTTCCCTTCCTTAAGGTTCTCTACTTGCAAGGAATGGATGCAGTGAAGACAATTGGCAGTGAGTTCTATGGGGAAGGCATAACAACACCATTCTCATCTCTTAGAGAATTAAGCCTCATTGATTTTCCCAATTTAGAATATTGGTGGAGTGTCAATGGGAGAGAACAGTTTCCTTCTCTTGTCAAACTCACAGTGAACAAATGTTTGAGATTAAAGAATATGCCGTCCTTTCCCTTACTAAAGGATCTGGTGTTGAGGAGTTGTAGTGATGCATTACTAAGGTCAACGACAAGTGTAACTTCGCTTACAAGCCTAATCATTGAAGAATTTCCAGAGCAATTGATCTTTTTAGAATGTTTGCTTCAGAACAATTCTCTTCTGGTGTCTCTGAAGATTAGCTCTTGCCCCAAGCTTCAGTCCATCTCTCCTTATCTAGGAAAGCTTATCAATTTAAGAACTTTAACAGTTCGTTGGTGTGGGGAGCTACTTTCATTGCCAGAAGGACTTAGGAACCTGACTTTGCTGGATTCATTAGAAATAACTGAGTGCCACAGCCTTACCTCGTTACCTGAATGTATACAAGGATTGAGCTCTCTTCGATCTTTGTCAATTGAGAATTGCAATAACATTACATCTCTGTTACCGGGGCTGAAATTCCTTTCAGCACTGGAGCATTTGACTATTATGTTCTGTCCAGTACTGAGTTCCTTGCCTGATGATTTGCAACATCTCTCTACTCTTAAGAGCTTGTGTATCATGAATTGTCCACAGCTGGGATCTCTTCCAGATGGATTACAATATACCACTACATTGCAAAATATGGAAATCCGAAGCTGTCCGGGTCTGCAAGCTTTGCCCGAGTGGGTAGGATATCTTACCTCACTTAGATCTCTGACATTATCAGATTGTCATAATCTAGCATCTCTGCCTGGAAGTTTTCAATGCTTAAGTTCCATCCAGCATCTGTCAATTCGAGAATGTCCGAATCTGGAAGAACGGTGCAAGAAGGATGTAGGTGAAGACTGGCCAAAATTGAAACACATTGCGCATGTTTACATTGGACCACTGCACTTTGGGACATATGAGTCTGGAGGAAGCTCGTCCcgctga
- the LOC107421399 gene encoding ubiquitin-fold modifier-conjugating enzyme 1 isoform X2: MEGWDPSTKSTLTQIPLLTTKAGPRDGAPWTQRLKEEYKALIAYTQMNKSNDNDWFRISAANPEGTRWTGKCWYVHNLLKYEFDLQFDIPITYPATAPELELPQLDGKTQKMYRGGKICLTVHFKPLWAKNWIGGIILLGICGN, encoded by the exons ATGGAGGGTTGGGACCCCAGCACGAAGTCCACGCTGACCCAAATCCCTTTGCTTACGACGAAAGCCGGACCAAGGGATGGAGCGCCGTGGACGCAGAGGCTCAAGGAGGAGTACAAGGCCCTGATCGCCTACACCCAGATGAACAAGTCCAACGACAACGATTGGTTCCGAATTTCCGCAGCCAATCCTGAAGGAACGCGTTGGACTGGCAAGTGCTGGTACGTCCACAACCTCCTCAAGTACGAATTTGACCTCCAGTTCGATATCCCAATTACGTACCCTGCCACCGCCCCTGAACTTGAGCTTCCCCAGCTCGACGGAAAGACGCAGAAG ATGTATAGAGGGGGAAAGATCTGCTTAACCGTGCATTTCAAGCCTCTTTGGGCCAAGAACTG gATCGGTGGTATAATTCTTCTAGGAATATGTGGTAACTGA
- the LOC107421399 gene encoding ubiquitin-fold modifier-conjugating enzyme 1 isoform X1: MEGWDPSTKSTLTQIPLLTTKAGPRDGAPWTQRLKEEYKALIAYTQMNKSNDNDWFRISAANPEGTRWTGKCWYVHNLLKYEFDLQFDIPITYPATAPELELPQLDGKTQKMYRGGKICLTVHFKPLWAKNCPRFGIAHALCLGLAPWLAAEIPILVDSGMIKHKDDATSSIES, from the exons ATGGAGGGTTGGGACCCCAGCACGAAGTCCACGCTGACCCAAATCCCTTTGCTTACGACGAAAGCCGGACCAAGGGATGGAGCGCCGTGGACGCAGAGGCTCAAGGAGGAGTACAAGGCCCTGATCGCCTACACCCAGATGAACAAGTCCAACGACAACGATTGGTTCCGAATTTCCGCAGCCAATCCTGAAGGAACGCGTTGGACTGGCAAGTGCTGGTACGTCCACAACCTCCTCAAGTACGAATTTGACCTCCAGTTCGATATCCCAATTACGTACCCTGCCACCGCCCCTGAACTTGAGCTTCCCCAGCTCGACGGAAAGACGCAGAAG ATGTATAGAGGGGGAAAGATCTGCTTAACCGTGCATTTCAAGCCTCTTTGGGCCAAGAACTG CCCTAGATTTGGTATAGCACATGCACTCTGTTTGGGTCTTGCACCATGGTTGGCAGCTGAGATTCCAATTCTTGTGGATTCTGGCATGATTAAGCACAAAGATGATGCTACGTCGTCCATAGAATCATAG
- the LOC107421394 gene encoding glutamyl-tRNA reductase 1, chloroplastic-like (The RefSeq protein has 3 substitutions compared to this genomic sequence): MAVSTSFAGAKLEALLLKSSTAAASTSSWSASPSRVLSSSQLSSFCKPIGSRRAGIHKGVRCEATSASSEVSVQNGQNAISNVSALEQLKTSAADRYTKERSSIVVIGLSVHTAPVEMREKLAIPEAEWPRAIGELCGLNHIEEAAVLSTCNRMEIYVVALSQHRGVKEVTEWMSKTSGIPVSEICQHRFLLYNKDATQHIFEVSAGLDSLVLGEGQILAQVKQVVKVGQGVVGFGRNISGLFKHAITVGKRVRTETNIAAGAVSVSSAAVELALMKLPEPSHATARMLVIGAGKMGKLVIKHLVAKGCTKMVVVNRTEERVAAIREEMKGVEVIYKPLTEMPTCAAEADVVFTSTASENPLFLKEHVEDLPPVGQEIGGLRLFVDISVPRNVGSCVADVETARVYNVDDLKEVVAANKEDRLRKAMEAQAIIAEESKQFEAWRDSLETVPTIKKLRAYAERIRAAELEKCLSKMGDDIPKKTRRAVDDLSRGIVNKLLHGPMQHLRCDGSDSRTLSETLENMHALNRMFSLETEIAVLEQKIRAKVEQNQK, encoded by the exons ATGGCTGTGTCGACCAGTTTCGCCGGAGCAAAATTGGAGGCTCTGCTCTTGAAATCTTCAACTGCGGCGGCGTCTACGTCGTCTTGGTCCGCATCGCCGTCAAGGGTTTCGAGTTCTTCTCAGTTGTCATCGTTTTGCAAGCCCATTGGGAGTAGGAGAGCTGGGATTCATAAGGGAGTGAGATGCGAGGCCACTTCTGCTTCCTCTGAAGTCTCCGTTCAGAACGGTCAGAATGCAATTTCAAATGTGTCTGCCCTTGAGCAGCTCAAGACCTCTGCTGCTGATA GATATACGAAGGAGAGGAGCAGCATCGTTGTCATTGGGCTTAGCGTTCACACTGCACCTGTTGAGATGCGTGAAAAGCTTGCAATTCCTGAAGCTGAATGGCCTCGAGCCATAGGAGAGCTGTGTGGTTTAAATCATATTGAAGAAGCTGCAGTCCTTAGCACCTGTAATAGAATGGAGATATATGTTGTAGCTTTATCTCAGCATCGCGGTGTTAAAGAAGTTACAGAATGGATGTCAAAG ACAAGTGGAATTCCTGTTTCAGAGATTTGCCAGCACCGCTTTTTACTTTATAACAAAGACGCTACACAGCATATCTTTGAGGTGTCAGCAGGTCTTGACTCTCTTGTTCTTGGAGAAGGTCAAATCCTTGCACAGGTTAAACAAGTTGTGAAAGTTGGGCAAGGAGTTGTTGGCTTTGGCAGGAATATTAGCGGGCTGTTCAAGCATGCAATCACTGTGGGAAAAAGAGTTAGAACTGAGACAAACATTGCTGCTGGGGCAGTTTCTGTAAGCTCTGCTGCTGTTGAACTGGCTTTAATGAAGCTTCCAGAGCCCTCACATGCTACTGCCCGAATGTTGGTGATTGGAGCAGGCAAGATGGGGAAGCTTGTAATCAAACACTTGGTTGCAAAAGGTTGTACGAAGATGGTGGTTGTGAATAGAACTGAGGAAAGAGTTGCAGCAATCCGTGAGGAGATGAAGGGTGTTGAGATAATCTACAAACCCCTCACAGAAATGCCAACATGTGCTGCCGAAGCAGATGTTGTGTTTACAAGCACAGCTTCAGAGAACCCCTTATTTTTGAAAGAGCATGTTAAGGACCTTCCTCCTGTTGGTCAAGAAATTGGGGGTTTAAGGCTTTTTGTTGATATCTCTGTACCTCGGAATGTGGGTTCATGTGTTGCAGATGTTGAAACTGCACGAGTTTATAATGTTGATGACCTTAAAGAAGTAGTGGCTGCTAATAAGGAGGATCGTCTCAGGAAAGCTATGGAAGCTCAGGCAATTATTGCTGAAGAATCTAAGCAATTTGAAGCATGGAGGGATTCATTGGAGACTGTTCCTACCATCAAGAAATTGAGAGCATATGCTGAAAGAATCAGAGCTGCAGAGCTAGAGAAATGCTTGTCAAAGATGGGTGATGATATCCCGAAGAAAACAAGGAGAGCCGTAGATGATCTTAGCCGAGGCATTGTGAACAAGCTCCTTCATGGTCCTATGCAACATTTGAGATGTGATGGGAGTGACAGCCGGACTCTCAGTGAAACCCTCGAGAATATGCATGCCCTTAACAGGATGTTCAGTCTCGAGACAGAAATAGCAGTGCTGGAGCAGAAAATTCGAGCCAAGGTGGAACAAAATCAGAAATAG